tttaaggtcctttccaactgaaaccgttctgtgattctgtgattccatgtttGTTCATACTAGTGAAGGATGTGCGTAGGTCACCTTTGTGCTCCTATTCCAGCAAAACAGGCACCCAACAGAATCAGCCTCTGCCACCACCAGCTGCTGTGATGGCTGAGGATGAGATGAGGAACCAAGGGCTGGTGCAGCCAGAGCCTTTGGCCACAGTCAAATTTGTTATGTTTATGGATAGGGCTGTGACGGTACTGGGCAAATAAAACTCTGCCATACTGGATTCAACTCCACTGGTCAGGAAGGAAGTTGAAGTTCCAAGCCATGCTGCACTTCCCCTGTGTTTGGCAGATGACCTAACCAGAGCAGCATGGGGACTGGCTTTATACAGTCCTTGTGCCTCAATTTCTTGTGTGTCCCTTACCTCTGAGTAATGATCCTGGTCTCTTCCCACAGCTCTGAGGAGTGGCAGAAAGTGAGTAAAAGTGAGAGGGAGAAGATGGGAATGACAGTGGAAGATGATGGAGAGTTCTGGTGAGTCCCTCCTGGGTTTGTGACTACAGGCCATGCTCACAGCATCTTCCCACCTCATGGAGGAGCATGTACATCTTTTCCATGCATACAGCTAGCCAGAGAAAACAGACTTCCAAGACGTAGGATCTCTAGTGAAGCTCCCTCCTTGAGCCCATAGGTGTTAGCTTTTGATGGCCATGGCCCTGGAATTGCAAAGTGCTCTACCAGGGCACCACTCAGGGGCCAAACCATTTCACTAGGGTACTGAGAGCCTGTCCTAAATGTGCTGAACTTCACAGTCTCAACAGGAGTATTTCAGTACAACATTTACTCTTGTGTGGTGAAAGGGCCACTGTGCTACTTCTCCCACTCCAAAACACAGAGATCTGTTGTTTGAACTCAAGAAGTATTTACTGCAGGCATAGAGAAAGGTATCTCCATCTCTTTTGGAAATATCTGATGAATAGCTTTTGTTACTCATCAGCCATCAGAGACAACCCACACTCTCTAACCGGTGATCAAGAAAATCCCCACAGTGTACTTTTCCAGGGAATGAAGCAGCATAACCCAGTTCTGCCCTTTCCTGACTCAGGATGACCTTTGAAGATTTCTGCAAATACTTCACGGACATCATCAAGTGCCGTCTGATCAACACCTCCTACCTGAGCATCCACAAGACCTGGGAGGAGGCAGTGCTACACGGAGCATGGACCAGAAGCAGTGACCCCTTGAAAAACCGCTCCGGAGGCTGCATCAACCACAAGGACACTTTTCTGCAGAACCCCCAAGTGAGTAATGGGGCAGAGGGCCTTCTGGAGCCTTCACGTGTGCTTCCAAGTGTTTAACTCTCCTACAGGGACTTAGAAGGCCAAAACTCTACCAGACCTCAAATATATTATTTGGGCTTATGGCAATTCTCTGGCACAGCATGACCAGCATCGAGGCCAACTCTATTAACATTATCCCTCTTATCAAGGAGACTGCATCCCAATGCTTAGTGTAGAGCATcttggcaaaagggaaaaacaaactgTGCCACAGGGTAGCAATATTGGCTGGTTCCAGTCAAACAGGGCCAGGAGTAATTTCCAACAATCTGGATGTCCGAATTTCCAGTTTTTGTGCCCAAACTTTGATGCTGTTAAATTTACCAGGACAGGTGTAGCCCATAGAGCCATTTCCTTCTAGCTTGAAGTTCACCTCCTGGAACAGActtttctggagaaaaggaggctcaaggGGACCTTATGGCTCTCTAAAACTTCCTGAAAGGAGATCATATCCAGATGGGATttagtctcttctcccaggtgacAAGTGGTAGGACAAGAtaaaacagcctcaagttgtgccaggggaggtttagattgaatATTAGGGAAAACTTCTTTATTGGAAGGGAAAGATACTaggagaggctgcccagggcagtggtacAGTCACCATTTCTGGAAGCATTCAAAAcgcatgtggatgtggcacttggggacatggtttagcagtggacttggcagtgctagGTTaagggttggactggatgatcttacaagtcttttccaacataaatgatTCTGCAATTGTCTTGTCCTCTCTGAACTGGGATTCTCACGATCACAAGCCAGGTCCTTATGAGTCCTTCATCTGTCAAGCAGTTGAAGGATGGTCTGGTCCATTGCAGGAGTTGCCATCAAGGATGTGGGAGAGTTGTGTCCAGCTTCCAGCTCTGTATTACCCTTTTTaagccaggctgtccctgcttggAGGTGGACTGGGAGAAGCTGATGTTAGATCTGTTAAATCCACCCCCACCCATGTCTAGGGATGCtgtattaataaatatttcccttACCTTCCTCTCTTTGCTTCTAGTATGTGTTTGATGTGAAGAAGGCAGAAGATGAAGTGCTGATCTCCATCCAGCAGAAGCCCAAAAGGACCAGTCGCAAAGAGGGCAAAGGAGAGAACTTGGCCATAGGCTTTGATATCCATAAGGTAGGCTGGGCTTCTGCATGTTGGCCTGAATGCCACTGTAAATTTGCTGGTTGTGGAGTGGTGCACCAGCACTGCATGACCAGGTTGTTCATTTAAGCATTATCAGGGTGCTTCTGGGGTGCCatcagcacagcctgccctcCTCTAGAGAGGAAGAGGGATATCAAAGGGGACAGCATGGacagcaggttgcccagaaaagcagTGGATGCCCCGTccttggaaatgttcaaggccaggctggatgtggcttTGAGTAACCTGTTCTAgtgtgaggtgtccctggccatgacAGGGGATTGAAAccagatgatcttgaaggtcccttccaaccagaacgattctgtgattctgtgcagTTCTTGCTAAAAGCAGCAATTAGTCTTTTCTCTCCAAATGTGGAAATCTGTCAGACTAATCCTTATGTGCTGTTTGCTGGGTCTGCAGTGTTAAGCTGGGATGCAAGAGATGAGTCTCTGAGTCAAAAGAATTGGGAAAGCCACATCCACACTTGTTTTCCACCCAGCACAGTTGGGACCCTTTTTCCTGGTTCTCCTATCTCCAGGTCTCCTGGCACTGTGGACTCAGTCCttgcaattttttcccccccatggTGGATACCAGTACCTTTTCAGCCCGTGACAATCCGCTGTGGTCTCTGCCCAGGTGGAGCTGAATAGGAACTACCGGATGCACACGCTGCAGCAGAAGGTGGCCAGCTCCATCTACATCAACTCCCGCAGCGTCTTCCTGAGGACAGACCTGAAGGAAGGCCGCTACGTCATCATCCCCACCACTTTTGACCCCGGTCACGAAGGCGAGTTCCTTCTCAGGATTTTCACAGACGTGCCTTCAGATTGCCGGTAAGGAGCACAAGCAGAGATGGGGAGGAATTGGCTCTTTGGAGACAGCCCTGTGCTTTTGATTTGTGGTTTTTCCTGAATGGTCATAGCcttgcctgcagctgctctttggCTTTCTGTTAAAGGTGGTCAAGAGACAGGACATCTTTGCAGGTATCTCCACAGACATGCAGAGAAGTTCCCACTCTGCCTCTAAGCATGGTATGGGAGACCATTCCTAACCCAGGCTCAGGAGACTGGAGTGGGGAACAGAGTCTGACAGTGCATACTGCATggtcacaaaatcacagaatattctgagttggaagagacccacaaggatcagcCAAAGATCATTGACTCCAACACTTAAATGAATGGCCTGTACAGTCCTTCATCGTGCCAGAGCAAATTCTTTGGGATAAGACTGGGCACCTCTCAAAGGCCACGTGTTTTTCCTTGCAGAGAGCTGACACTGGATGAGCCACCACACACCTGCTGGAGTGGGATGTGTGGCTACCCACAAGTAGTATCCCAGATCcatgtccttgctgcagctgggctcaaGAATCAGGATTCCCAAGGAGGTACTGGTCTTTCCCTGCATGTTGTCTGGCCCCAGAGGCGTTGGGAAGTGGTTTATGAAGTGGGACATTGCTGTAATTTATatcctcagatttttttttctgtgaaaatgctTGATTCATACACCAGAGGAGGAGAAAGTCCATGGAGGGCTAAACTCACTTCTTGCAGTGGACATGATCTGGGAGCTGTTGTATTTAGGCTGTTACCCGGGACTCTCCCAAAACTTCCCCAAAGCCCTTAGCAGACGTCCTGTAACAACCCAAGCTTCCCTCCCAGGTATGAGCAGCTGTAAAAGTCAGGAATTGTATTTAAAAGCTTCTTAGTAAGAAGGACAGAGAACGAGCCTGATGTGTGGTATTCATCACTGGGGGCTGGATAAATGTCTTATCAGCAGAGGGTATGCCAAATTTAGCTCACTTTGGGATGGTGTGGATCTAGATCAATTCTGACATCCATCAGTTTTCCTGCATGGAAGACAGCAGCAAGACCGTACCTCTTCACGTCCTGCAGCCACACAGAGGCTCATCTCAAGAGCCCCATGCTCTGTCTGCCTCTGGACCAGGAAACCCAGTGGTAGTGATGGCTTGTACTAGGAGATTGCTAGGGGATAAAAGCTCTAGAGGATACCATTAGAGAAGCAAATACCTTTCCACCATGGAAATAGACCAGATCCTAGCCTTTCTCCCCCATTTCCTGAGTCAAGGATATGTGGTAATTGTGGCAAGATTTAGCCAAACACTTTCAATCTgaattgaaaatataaaaatataaaaatttaagaaatcTAATAAAACCCAattaaaattatactttttcttttcaccCAATAATTATTATCAGGGCTGCCTATCACTATATCCCTGAAAGTAATGAGTAGGATCTTTTCTAATCAAGGACTAGTCAAGTGTGCTTATTTATCACATGCCACAAAGGGAGTTCTTAAACCCTCTCTGGTGTTTGGGGATGGAATTTAACCCTAGGCAGGTGTTCTTTTCTTGTGTTATTCACAGCAGGTCAGTGCATCTGTAGCAATGCAGGGAAATCTGTAGCCAAAGGTCTCTGAAGTGTTCACAGAAACAAAGAGGTTTATCTTTCCTTCTTGTGGATTCTGGAGTCATGAAACATCTTTTCCACAAAAACCCCTTGTGATTTgcttttttccagctgttttccagctgttcaGCTCCCACCACCAACAGTGTGTTTGGTGTTTTCCAGTGCAGTTGCATCTCTCACACATCCCAGGCCAGGCCTTATGCACTACTTTGGAAATTGTGATTTACAGATAGGAATTTGGCCCTGGCTGATGGAATCTGAGTATTTAATGGGACATCCCAAAAGACAAGATAATTTGGAAAAACAGCTGTGAAATCCAGCAGCTGTGTCTCACCAGGGGAGCCAGGTCCTTGTAAAAAGAAAGTTAGCAAAGAGGTGGTCTGACAATCAAAATCCCTGGCCCTCAGAAGGGGCTTGTTCCTCCTCATTTCCACATTTCCCCTGGACAAGAAAGCTCATCCAACAGGTCTGTGTTTCCATTATAGCCACTAAAGTTCATGGTAAGAAAATGCATTCTGGCAGTTAGATTTCCATAGCAatagctctctctctctctactgAAATTCCCAAAATAAGCACTTGTTTGGCAAGGTGAAAGTATTCACTAATGAGAGactcttcccttctcctggaAGCTCAGGTCCcctccagctgtgggctggtAGTATGAACTTGGTCCTCCAACTTCATCCTCCATCTGGTATTTCCTTGTGTCAgcctctttctcttctccatggTTTTATTTCTGCCTGCCTCTAGGAGAGCAAATGCTGAAAGGAGGTTTGAGTAGGATGATGTCCTCCATGGAACATTTACTGCAGTGGTCAGAAGAGTTTGGGGTGATGAAGGAGTGTTCCTGTAGAATATGGAGACAAGAGAGGCAGCcctttcatagaatcatagaattgtttcaGTGGGAAAAGCCTTCTAAGATTGTCGAGTCCAACTTTAACTCAGCCCTGCAAGTCCATCACTAAATCATGTTCCCGAGTGCCACGTCTACGCATCTTTTAActtcctccagggatggtgactctaccactgctctgggcagtgtgtTCCAGTGCTTGATAACCCTTTTGATGAATTAGgctttcctaatatccagtctaaacctcccATGGTACAATTTGAGGCCCTTTCTTCTCGTCCTGTTGCTTGTTTCCTGGGAGAAGATACCAACCCTCACCTCCTTACATTCTCcattcaggcagttgtagacaGTGATAAGGTCCCcccaagcctccttttctccaggctgagccccccccaactccttcagctgctcctcatcagacttgtgctccatccagacccttccccagcttcaTAGCAGTCCATCAGCACCTGCTGCCTAGAAACAATGTCACCTAATAGAATTGAATTGAGTCAAACAGCTGAGCTCCATGGACTTCATCTGGGGTGTTACAAACCCTTTGGCAGATATCCATCTCCTCTGGTAGGATATGGAGGCAAAGTACTGCATGACAGCCCTGCAAAAGGACTCTATGGAATTACAGAAGctacaacaaagaaaaaaaatctcttttctctcctcagGAGCTGATCCTTATGTGATCATCAAGTGTGAAGGGCAGAAGGTTCGTTCTCCAGTGAAGAAGAACACGGTATCACCAGAGTTTGACGTGAAAGGGCTCTTCTACCGCAAGAAGCCAGGACAACCCATCATTGTTCAGGTACCTGGCAGGCAAGCAGTGGGCTCAGGGATGGAGACCTTCTCTCACTTGGACCCCCTGGCCTCTCCTCACACTGTCCATAGCAGATCTGTTCCCCAGGCTGAGCATCATTAGTTAATGCAGCTCAACCTCTCACCACCACGATGGCATCTGGGAAAGGCATGTCCTTCACCCCTCTCACTACCAGAGTGACACCCCCACACCTCACCACCTCCCTGGCTTCAGCTCAGGGCATGTCCCCAGTAACCCCTTCTCTCCAGTTCATGAAGGTTGGCTGCATCCCTGAAGGAGCTGCCCTCATCCCTGTTTTGTTTCCACAGATCTGGAACCACAACTTGATAAGTGACGAGTTCTTGGGCCAAGTGGTGCTCACGGGGGATCCCAGTGACCGGCAgtcggtgcacacgctgcacCTCCAGGACAGGGGGAACAGGAGGTCAAACGATCTCCCTGGAACCATTGCTGTGatgctgctcagcagtaacaTCCTCACTAATGTCTGAGTATTTAAGGGTGACTTTTCTGGTGCCACATATGTGAATATAAACATGCACAcgtacatatacatatatatatatagagagagacaCACAGAGCCTACCTACCATCTGCAAAGTGTATATGAACCATGCATGCATTCCACTCCAAGGAGCCAATCTTGTGTTttcaatgttaaaaaaatgGTGCCTTTTTTTTGGGGAACCTCAATGATCCTTCTGCTGGCGTcctctgcagccccccaggctgCCACGTGCACTGTGGGATCGCTGTGAGCACGCTGTGTGTCCTGACAGCCAGAGCATCATGCCCTGGGGCTGTTTGTTTACACAGGctggcacacacacacgtgtCACCATGCACACCTGTGGCCACCACGGTCCCACCAGCTGCTTCAGTGCATCTTCAGTGTGTCTGCTTGGGTTAGGAGTAGTGTGCATGGAGCTGTCTCCCCTGAAATTGCCATGTAATCACTTATCTGTGGAGGCACCAGAGCAAAGGAGAAGTGGACAAACAGATCGGAGCCTgttgggtgatttttgggtaCAGGTTTGCGTACTGCAGCTGCAAGGAAAACGCACCAAGGCAGCCCAAATCCACAGGGGCAGCAAGACCAAAGGCTCCATCATTTTGGGGACAAGCTGTCTCCACCCAAGTCTTGTTCAGCCCCACGCAACTCTGAAGTATAGAAAGATGTCAACAGCTGTGATGGGATAACTGTTCTCTGGGTCAGGTTTCTGAATCAGTCTGGACCCAGATCCTGTGGGTGCCTCCTGAACTCCCATGGTGCCTGCTGTCTCTGTGTCTCCATGCCGTCCCCATTCCAagagctcagcccaggagctgggatgggttGTCTGCTGGGGCAGTTCAGTGTTTAGGCAAGAGAAGATTCATTCCTCTGAAGGCCAAAGTGTCAAGTTCAAGGGATGG
The nucleotide sequence above comes from Molothrus aeneus isolate 106 chromosome 2, BPBGC_Maene_1.0, whole genome shotgun sequence. Encoded proteins:
- the CAPN5 gene encoding calpain-5; amino-acid sequence: MFSSVKPYENQRYASLKKECQRRKQLFEDPLFPANDDSLFYKSRIQGIQWKRPKEICNDPRLFVDGISSHDLHQGQVGNCWFVAACSSLASRESLWQKVIPDWKEQEWNPEKPESYVGIFHFQFWRFGQWLDVVIDDRLPTLHNQLIYCHSNSRNEFWCALVEKAYAKLSGCYEALDGGNTADALVDFTGGVSEPIDLTEGDYITDEAKRNLLFERVLKVHNRGGLISCSIKATSAADMEARLACGLVKGHAYAVTDVRKVRLGHGLLSFFKSEKLDMIRMRNPWGEREWNGPWSDTSEEWQKVSKSEREKMGMTVEDDGEFWMTFEDFCKYFTDIIKCRLINTSYLSIHKTWEEAVLHGAWTRSSDPLKNRSGGCINHKDTFLQNPQYVFDVKKAEDEVLISIQQKPKRTSRKEGKGENLAIGFDIHKVELNRNYRMHTLQQKVASSIYINSRSVFLRTDLKEGRYVIIPTTFDPGHEGEFLLRIFTDVPSDCRELTLDEPPHTCWSGMCGYPQVVSQIHVLAAAGLKNQDSQGGADPYVIIKCEGQKVRSPVKKNTVSPEFDVKGLFYRKKPGQPIIVQIWNHNLISDEFLGQVVLTGDPSDRQSVHTLHLQDRGNRRSNDLPGTIAVMLLSSNILTNV